ACCACTTGATCTTTTAGTGATACACTGTCATCTTTCAGCTGAATTAAAATATTTTCAAGTTTTTGTTTATTTTGCTTTAGCTGGCTGCGCAAATCTTTTCCGGAAGATGGAGCAGATAGGATTGTTGCTAACCCTCCAATAACGCTCCCAACTAAAAGACCAGCCATTAATGATTTTCCTTTTGCCATAGGTATCACTCCATTTGAGTATAATAGTATGTACTTTTCAAGAAATGAACAGGAAAGTCCTTCTTATATAAGTACCCTTTGTCAGGATAGATAAACGTTGTTTTATTCATAGCTTATGATGCCTGTGCATAGATATGAGTAAAAGGGGGGAGGAGCTTGGCTGGTGTCATCTTTCTATTTTTCGCCATAAGCTTGCTTTGTTTCATAGGTGCTTTTCATTACCTCAAACTAGCGCAGCAATCAGCATCCTATCCGCCAAAACATGTTGTTCACCAAAAAGCTGCTGTGCTTGCGGGAGGCGGCGTACTTGCTCTGATGCTCGGCATTTTATTCTATTCTTTCCAATAGGCTTCATTTTCATAGATTTTCACAAAAAACCCGACCGGCTAGGATCGGGTTTTCTTATATGTTATTCAACAGCGATGTTAGAACGCTTTAATATAGTCTGTACAATCGGATAAATGAAAACCATTGCGATAGTATTAAGGGCAACTGTCGGCAAGACAACTGCTATGAATAATGCCATAAATCCTGCACCGCCCGGAAGACCGACAATGAATAATGCGGCTGTCAGGAATACAGTACCGGAAATAAGTGTTCCGACCGCTGTCAGAATTCCTGCTCCAGCAGTGGATGCAGCAAATTTCTTAATGACAATAACTAAAAGATAAAAAACAAATGC
The window above is part of the Metabacillus dongyingensis genome. Proteins encoded here:
- a CDS encoding YtxH domain-containing protein, with amino-acid sequence MAKGKSLMAGLLVGSVIGGLATILSAPSSGKDLRSQLKQNKQKLENILIQLKDDSVSLKDQVVKTAKESAAVLKDVTADLQKSIETWQEEIEPHKNELQKEINEIEQKIKELEQTLNK
- a CDS encoding tryptophan transporter gives rise to the protein MNTKVLVVLSLFVAMGLALHSIIPPFFSGMKPDMMLTMMFLGILLFPHIRNVFLLGAVTGVLSGLTTGFPGGLLPNVIDKFVTAFVFYLLVIVIKKFAASTAGAGILTAVGTLISGTVFLTAALFIVGLPGGAGFMALFIAVVLPTVALNTIAMVFIYPIVQTILKRSNIAVE